The following nucleotide sequence is from Nitrospira sp..
CATGGGCGTGGAGAAAATTGTCATCGAAAAAATGGCAAAACGGACCGTGTCCGATGTCGTGAACCAAGGCCGTCACCCGTAAAAGTTCTTCGACAAAATTGGCCGACGGCACGTCTTTGACGGCTTTCTGGAGAAAAGGATACAGATGTCGAGCGAACCGTCCCGCTACGTGCATCGTCCCGAGAGAGTGCACGAATCTGGTATGTTCCGCCGAAGGATAAACCCAGCGGGCGCTCTGCAGCTGGTAAATGTATCGCAGCCGCTGAACCCAGGGAGAATCAATCAGGTCTTTTTCGGTGTGTTCATGTGGATCAGGACGCGCGTACGGTACGGTGAACGTGACGTATCGGTGGATGGGATCGGCGATGAGCGCCGATCCATCATACGGAGCGTTCGGTCGGTCTGCCGATTCCATGGCGAGCGGGCATCTTAGCCCACCTGGTCGGACGGCGGCAACGGTTTGGCTGAGGGTTTGGCGGGCGTGGAGCGATGTTTGTGGAAAAACAAGTAGGCGGCTGGATAGGACAACAAGGCCCCGAGCAGGCTGAGAACGAGTCCTCCGAGGATGAAAGGGGCTGCGTAAGGAAGCACTTGTTCGTAGATGCCGCTGAAACTCAGATCGTGCCAGTCAAAATTCGGCACATCGGCCCGTCCCAAGAGCAAGGCACCGGTCCAGTAGGTTGCACCTAAGATGGGAATGATGGTCCAGGGATTGTTGATCAAGGCACCGGTGAACAAGGCCAAGAAATTGAGTCCGAACAGCCAGGTGCACAGCACGACCATCGCTGTGTGCAGGCCATAGGCGGGTGAGAATGCGATGAAGACGCCCAGCGCAAATGCCAGCGCGGTGCGTTGGGGTGACTCCTGCAAGTGGAGCACTTGACGTAAGAGTGCGCGGAATGATCGGGCCCCTCGCACCGACGGTTGGTGATTCATGTCGGACATCAGCGGAAATGTTCGTAACTGATGGGGGGCATCGGCTGCCTTCGACCGTCGGTCGTCATCTGAATCCCGAACCGGCGCGGGCGAATTGTTCCGATACGGGTGATGCGATAGCCGCTGGTACCTGCTTGCCGCTCAATAGTAGTGCTGTCGTGCGGAGAAGCGGT
It contains:
- a CDS encoding DUF2062 domain-containing protein, yielding MNHQPSVRGARSFRALLRQVLHLQESPQRTALAFALGVFIAFSPAYGLHTAMVVLCTWLFGLNFLALFTGALINNPWTIIPILGATYWTGALLLGRADVPNFDWHDLSFSGIYEQVLPYAAPFILGGLVLSLLGALLSYPAAYLFFHKHRSTPAKPSAKPLPPSDQVG